In Streptomyces nodosus, one DNA window encodes the following:
- a CDS encoding DinB family protein: MSDVPERWTQASVYPDMWADPDKDPRNKDGAGPEGELATLRDFLDGYRLTLRMKCEGLGPEQLARRSVPPSTMSLLGLVRHLAEVERDWRNWIVPGDPAPKLYGARDGDFDGAVAEQTLVEGAFTDLAREQAATDAAFAEYTDLGTRVGKDGNSVRELWVHRVEEYARHCGHADLLRECVDGRVGQ, translated from the coding sequence ATGAGCGACGTACCCGAACGATGGACCCAGGCCAGCGTCTATCCCGATATGTGGGCGGACCCCGACAAGGACCCCCGCAACAAGGACGGAGCCGGCCCGGAGGGTGAGTTGGCGACGCTGCGGGACTTCCTGGACGGCTATCGGCTGACCCTGAGGATGAAGTGCGAGGGGCTGGGTCCCGAGCAGTTGGCGCGCCGCTCTGTGCCGCCGTCGACGATGTCCCTGCTGGGCCTGGTCCGGCATCTTGCCGAGGTGGAGCGGGACTGGCGCAACTGGATCGTGCCGGGAGACCCGGCACCGAAGCTGTACGGGGCGCGTGACGGCGACTTCGACGGAGCCGTCGCGGAACAGACCCTGGTGGAGGGCGCGTTCACCGACCTGGCTCGCGAACAGGCGGCGACGGACGCCGCGTTCGCCGAGTACACCGATCTGGGCACACGGGTGGGCAAGGACGGCAACTCCGTCCGGGAGCTGTGGGTCCACCGTGTCGAGGAGTACGCCCGCCACTGCGGCCACGCCGACCTGCTGCGGGAATGCGTCGACGGCCGAGTGGGGCAGTAG
- a CDS encoding DUF1062 domain-containing protein: MLTNWVIVPTCLPLVRRRCHTCGSERFRASGKFRVNANHKLIDVWLLALCAACGETTKLTVLERTHVRSVRPELLDRLHDNDPGLTAELLQDPVVQRRNRIALDWNDAWRLDTGGSDHLDREVIDVSVRFAARIPVRPVRLIAEGCGIPRAEVERLITEGKLVSAVRLSGRLSGDFTFTLKR; the protein is encoded by the coding sequence GTGCTCACGAACTGGGTGATCGTGCCCACCTGCCTGCCGCTCGTTCGCCGCCGTTGCCATACGTGCGGGTCCGAGCGCTTCCGGGCAAGCGGAAAATTCCGCGTCAACGCCAACCACAAGCTCATCGACGTCTGGCTCCTCGCGCTCTGTGCTGCTTGCGGGGAGACCACGAAGCTCACGGTCCTGGAACGCACGCATGTACGCTCCGTACGGCCCGAGTTGCTGGACCGGCTGCATGACAACGACCCTGGCCTGACAGCCGAGCTGCTCCAGGATCCGGTCGTGCAGCGCCGTAATCGCATCGCCCTCGACTGGAACGACGCCTGGCGCCTCGACACCGGCGGATCGGATCACCTGGACCGCGAGGTGATCGACGTCTCGGTCCGCTTCGCGGCGCGGATCCCCGTCCGGCCGGTGCGACTGATCGCTGAAGGCTGCGGAATTCCGCGGGCCGAGGTCGAGAGACTGATCACGGAGGGGAAACTCGTCTCGGCGGTCCGGCTGAGCGGGAGGCTCTCCGGCGACTTCACCTTCACGCTCAAGCGCTGA
- a CDS encoding ATP-dependent endonuclease produces MDELRRFRRALTAWAAGGAEAGSAAVLARELADGGVRTVVLVEGNSDQVALEALATRHGRDLGAEGVAVVPLGGATNIGRFLDVCGPPGLGLPLAGLCDIGEERHFRRHLERVGLGARLTHAGLETLGFHVCVADLEDELIRAVGAEGVRQVIDAQGETRPFHTFQGQPAQRERPLEHQLRRFMGTHSGRKALYAQALVAHLPPDRVPRPLERLLTHL; encoded by the coding sequence GTGGACGAGTTGAGGCGATTCCGCCGTGCGCTGACCGCATGGGCGGCCGGTGGGGCGGAGGCGGGGTCGGCCGCCGTGCTGGCGCGGGAGCTGGCCGACGGCGGTGTGCGGACGGTCGTGCTGGTCGAGGGGAACAGCGATCAGGTCGCCCTCGAGGCGCTGGCCACGCGCCACGGCCGCGACCTCGGCGCGGAGGGCGTAGCGGTGGTACCGCTCGGAGGTGCGACCAACATCGGGCGGTTCCTGGACGTGTGCGGCCCTCCCGGGCTCGGCCTCCCGCTGGCCGGTCTCTGCGACATAGGTGAGGAGCGGCACTTCCGGCGCCATCTGGAGCGGGTCGGGCTCGGGGCCCGTCTCACACATGCCGGACTCGAGACCCTGGGGTTCCATGTGTGCGTCGCCGACCTGGAGGACGAACTGATCCGCGCCGTCGGCGCCGAGGGCGTGCGGCAGGTGATCGACGCCCAGGGCGAGACGCGCCCCTTCCACACCTTCCAGGGCCAGCCGGCCCAACGGGAACGCCCCCTGGAACACCAGCTACGGCGCTTCATGGGCACACACAGCGGCCGCAAGGCCCTCTACGCCCAGGCACTGGTCGCGCACCTGCCTCCCGACCGCGTCCCCCGCCCCCTGGAACGCCTCCTCACCCATCTCTGA